The following proteins are co-located in the Sulfitobacter guttiformis genome:
- a CDS encoding DUF3576 domain-containing protein → MAKMQVRNLTILAVALGVLTACGGIGSFGSPATERPDQYTNPTNPSNIETNPENTIWSLFNKRNNESVVLVNKYLWSASLEVLSFLPVQSVDPFTGVIVTGYGTPPGGGREYRATVLIDDPALDARSLNVALQSRGGPVSKATSRAVEDAILSRARELRIADNKL, encoded by the coding sequence ATGGCGAAGATGCAGGTTCGGAACTTGACGATACTGGCGGTGGCACTTGGTGTTCTGACTGCATGCGGAGGTATCGGAAGCTTCGGTTCACCCGCAACTGAACGCCCCGACCAATATACAAATCCTACAAACCCGTCGAACATAGAGACCAATCCTGAAAACACGATCTGGTCACTGTTTAACAAGAGAAACAACGAAAGCGTTGTTCTGGTTAACAAATACCTGTGGAGTGCATCGCTCGAAGTGTTGAGTTTTCTGCCGGTCCAGTCGGTCGATCCGTTCACCGGTGTCATCGTGACAGGCTATGGCACCCCACCCGGTGGTGGCCGCGAATATCGCGCAACTGTGTTGATTGATGATCCCGCTCTGGATGCCCGCTCCCTCAACGTGGCGCTACAATCGCGCGGTGGACCCGTGAGTAAAGCGACAAGCCGTGCCGTCGAGGACGCGATCCTGTCACGGGCCCGCGAATTGCGCATCGCAGACAACAAGCTCTAA
- a CDS encoding porin, translated as MKKVLFATTALVATASVAAADVTFSGYGRFGIAYISDNGTGDSDTNVTSRFRLQIDATAESDAGVTIGARARIQQDADDAVSVDSLGADSDGDGVANFRSDRLGSGINGVRFFARSGGLEVGVGNIFGALEFMPGQYPIDLGLTGHNYDYTAFNFGGDAYDSDEEGAAGSNGVELMYSVGDFSAHISASDIGDRVAAYVAYTYSGITFALGGQDSDFAGDTELTATVSGTFGIADVALAYADNGTKGDHIVLAGRVAVGAATDIEAYIVDADQWSETGFGIDFNHDMGGGTSLRGGVSTGGSLGDETLVDMGVRFNF; from the coding sequence ATGAAAAAAGTTCTCTTCGCAACAACAGCTCTGGTCGCCACAGCTTCAGTTGCAGCAGCAGACGTTACATTCTCCGGCTACGGTCGTTTTGGTATCGCATACATCTCCGACAACGGCACAGGCGATAGCGACACAAACGTAACAAGCCGCTTCCGCCTGCAGATCGACGCGACAGCAGAATCTGATGCCGGCGTTACAATCGGTGCGCGCGCTCGTATCCAGCAGGATGCAGACGACGCAGTATCTGTTGACTCGCTTGGCGCAGACAGCGATGGCGACGGCGTTGCAAACTTCCGCTCCGACCGTCTCGGCTCCGGCATCAACGGCGTACGTTTCTTCGCACGTTCCGGTGGTCTTGAAGTAGGTGTTGGTAACATCTTCGGCGCACTCGAGTTCATGCCTGGTCAGTACCCGATCGACCTTGGTCTGACCGGTCACAACTATGACTACACAGCATTCAACTTCGGCGGCGACGCATACGACTCCGACGAAGAAGGCGCTGCAGGCTCCAACGGTGTAGAACTGATGTACTCCGTAGGCGACTTCTCGGCACACATCTCGGCATCCGATATTGGTGACCGCGTTGCAGCCTATGTTGCTTACACATACAGCGGCATCACATTCGCACTCGGTGGCCAAGACTCCGATTTCGCAGGCGACACAGAGCTGACAGCAACTGTATCCGGTACATTCGGTATCGCAGATGTTGCTCTGGCATATGCTGACAACGGCACAAAAGGCGATCACATCGTTCTGGCAGGCCGCGTAGCAGTAGGCGCAGCGACAGACATCGAAGCGTACATTGTTGACGCCGACCAGTGGTCCGAAACCGGCTTCGGTATCGACTTTAACCACGACATGGGTGGCGGTACATCCTTGCGCGGCGGTGTGTCCACAGGCGGTTCGCTTGGTGATGAGACACTCGTAGACATGGGTGTTCGTTTCAACTTCTAA
- a CDS encoding YggS family pyridoxal phosphate-dependent enzyme, with translation MPLHDIKDKIAKAEKNAGRIAGSVTLIAVSKVQPNARVKAVLDEGHRVFGENKVQEAAAKWPDFRTQYDGIALHLIGPLQTNKTRQAMELADSIHTLDRPKLANTLARLAQEIGRCPELFIQVNTGEEEQKAGVMPADADSFIKECRSLDLPVQGLMCIPPVEEEASLHFALLAKIAERNGLDGLSMGMSSDFEKAIALGATHIRVGSAIFGERVAT, from the coding sequence ATGCCATTGCATGACATCAAAGATAAAATCGCCAAAGCTGAAAAAAACGCGGGCCGAATTGCCGGTTCAGTAACTCTCATTGCCGTGAGTAAGGTACAGCCCAACGCACGGGTAAAAGCGGTCCTTGATGAAGGGCACCGCGTCTTCGGCGAAAACAAGGTGCAGGAAGCTGCGGCTAAATGGCCCGATTTCCGCACGCAGTACGACGGCATCGCGCTGCACCTGATTGGCCCGTTACAAACAAACAAGACGCGACAGGCGATGGAATTGGCAGATAGTATCCACACGCTCGATCGTCCCAAGCTGGCCAATACCCTCGCACGTCTGGCGCAGGAGATCGGGCGCTGTCCTGAATTATTCATTCAGGTGAACACCGGCGAGGAGGAGCAGAAGGCAGGGGTGATGCCCGCAGATGCCGATTCCTTCATCAAGGAATGCCGCTCGCTCGACCTTCCGGTTCAGGGGCTGATGTGTATTCCCCCTGTGGAGGAAGAGGCGTCCCTGCATTTCGCCCTGCTTGCGAAAATCGCTGAACGCAACGGACTGGACGGCCTGTCGATGGGCATGAGCAGTGATTTCGAAAAAGCGATTGCTCTCGGGGCGACCCACATCCGCGTAGGCTCTGCCATTTTTGGGGAGCGTGTTGCGACCTAA
- a CDS encoding L,D-transpeptidase family protein: MTPDDMVLTPQGIRFQGRLWPCTIGKGGISDRKREGDGATPRGTHAIVGMLYRPDRIAKPADWAKPIGPPDLWSDDPADEDYNMMVRAPYPHSHERLRRSDPLYDLVILTGWNWPYAVRGRGSAIFMHQYRRPGYPTEGCIAFSRPHLHEIARRIRYRTRLIVP; this comes from the coding sequence GTGACACCAGACGACATGGTGCTGACCCCGCAAGGGATACGGTTTCAGGGGCGGTTGTGGCCCTGCACGATCGGCAAGGGCGGCATATCGGACCGCAAGCGCGAGGGTGACGGCGCCACACCCCGCGGAACCCATGCCATCGTGGGGATGCTTTACCGCCCTGACCGCATCGCAAAACCGGCTGACTGGGCAAAACCTATAGGGCCGCCGGACCTTTGGTCTGATGATCCTGCCGATGAGGACTATAATATGATGGTCCGCGCGCCTTATCCTCACAGTCATGAGCGGCTGCGCCGTTCTGATCCGCTTTATGATCTGGTGATTCTCACCGGTTGGAACTGGCCTTATGCGGTGCGGGGGCGCGGCTCGGCGATCTTTATGCACCAATACCGCAGGCCAGGCTATCCTACAGAGGGGTGCATCGCCTTCTCGCGGCCGCACCTGCATGAGATCGCGCGGCGGATCAGATATCGCACGCGCCTGATTGTTCCTTAG
- the ribA gene encoding GTP cyclohydrolase II: protein MSFSPDVTETLARARADLRMGVPVVLGDILVLAAETLTEERLADVMTLQGDAVLAITARRAQTLKARAYDGDLARVILPKDATLKWVQSIADPADDLRAPMKGPLGAMRGGDATLHNTALNLVKSARLLPAAVVIDLIDSVAFTRTHGLTAIDGAAATAHLQIRSPLHSVVNARLPMEVSEAGRLHIFRPEDGGEEHYAIEIGRPDRSAPVLCRLHSACFTGDLMGSLKCDCGPQLRAALAQMGSEGHGILLYLNQEGRGIGLANKMRAYSLQDQGFDTVEANHRLGFEDDERDFRLGADILKTMGFSAVRLLTNNPRKVEMMEQCGVRVAERVPLSVGENRHNAAYLATKAAKSGHLL from the coding sequence ATGTCCTTTTCCCCCGATGTTACCGAAACACTGGCCCGTGCACGGGCTGATTTACGTATGGGCGTGCCTGTCGTGCTAGGAGATATTCTTGTGCTCGCGGCAGAAACATTGACGGAAGAGCGTCTGGCCGATGTGATGACCTTGCAAGGCGATGCCGTTCTGGCAATCACAGCGCGACGGGCACAAACTCTAAAGGCAAGGGCATATGACGGAGATCTCGCGCGGGTTATACTGCCGAAGGATGCGACATTGAAGTGGGTCCAAAGCATCGCCGACCCCGCCGATGACCTTCGTGCGCCAATGAAGGGGCCGCTGGGCGCGATGCGCGGCGGTGATGCCACCCTGCACAATACGGCACTGAACCTTGTGAAATCGGCGCGGCTGCTGCCGGCCGCAGTGGTGATCGACCTGATCGATTCGGTCGCATTCACGCGGACGCACGGCCTGACGGCGATAGACGGCGCGGCAGCAACCGCGCACCTGCAAATCCGCAGCCCACTTCATTCCGTAGTAAATGCACGCCTACCGATGGAGGTCTCCGAAGCGGGACGTTTGCACATCTTTCGTCCTGAAGACGGCGGCGAGGAGCATTACGCAATCGAGATCGGGCGTCCTGATCGGAGCGCGCCGGTGCTGTGCCGTTTGCACTCGGCCTGCTTTACCGGTGACCTCATGGGCAGCCTGAAGTGCGATTGTGGACCGCAATTGCGTGCTGCATTAGCCCAGATGGGAAGCGAAGGGCATGGCATTTTGCTATACCTCAACCAAGAAGGGCGCGGGATCGGTCTTGCCAATAAAATGCGGGCCTACTCCTTGCAGGATCAAGGCTTTGATACCGTCGAAGCGAATCACCGCCTTGGATTTGAAGACGATGAGCGGGATTTCAGGCTCGGCGCCGATATTCTCAAAACGATGGGGTTCTCAGCTGTGCGCCTGCTGACAAATAACCCTCGCAAAGTCGAAATGATGGAGCAATGCGGTGTGCGGGTGGCAGAGCGTGTGCCACTGAGCGTGGGTGAGAATCGGCATAACGCAGCCTATCTGGCCACGAAAGCTGCCAAGTCAGGGCATCTGCTGTGA
- a CDS encoding response regulator transcription factor, giving the protein MAQLKKILLVDDDEDLREALSEQLIMTEDFDVFEAGNGAEALSRANEMIYDLLILDVGLPDTDGRELCRLLRKQGIKSPIMMLTGHDGDADTILGLDAGANDYVSKPFKFPVLLARIRSQLRTHQQSEDAIFQLGPYTFKPSMKMLITEDDKKIRLTEKETNILKFLHRSAEGVVARDVLLHEVWGYNAGVTTHTLETHIYRLRQKIEPDPSNARLLVTESGGYRLMI; this is encoded by the coding sequence ATGGCACAGCTCAAGAAGATTCTGCTTGTAGATGATGATGAGGACTTGCGCGAAGCGTTGAGCGAACAGCTCATCATGACGGAAGATTTTGATGTTTTCGAAGCTGGTAATGGCGCAGAAGCCCTGAGCCGAGCGAACGAGATGATCTATGATCTGCTCATCCTTGATGTAGGCCTGCCTGATACGGACGGTCGCGAGTTGTGTCGTCTGTTGCGTAAGCAGGGGATCAAGAGCCCTATCATGATGCTCACAGGTCATGATGGTGATGCCGATACGATCCTCGGGCTGGATGCAGGCGCGAATGATTACGTATCGAAACCGTTCAAGTTTCCCGTCCTGCTTGCCCGTATCCGGAGCCAGCTGAGAACCCACCAGCAGTCAGAAGATGCAATCTTCCAGCTGGGCCCCTACACATTCAAGCCCTCAATGAAAATGTTGATTACCGAGGACGACAAGAAAATTCGTCTTACGGAGAAAGAAACCAACATTCTCAAATTCCTGCACCGCTCGGCAGAGGGTGTCGTGGCGCGAGACGTGCTTTTACACGAGGTCTGGGGCTATAACGCGGGCGTCACTACCCACACCCTTGAGACACACATTTACCGTCTGCGCCAGAAGATCGAGCCTGACCCTTCGAATGCGCGCCTGCTGGTAACGGAATCAGGCGGTTATCGATTAATGATTTAA
- a CDS encoding exodeoxyribonuclease III — translation MSFTLATWNINSVRLREPIVCKLLAEEGPDVLCLQECKSPVDKIPLEQFAALGYTHMVAEGQKGYNGVAILSKLPLEAAGAHDFAQLGHARHVAAKLSNGVTIHNFYVPAGGDVADRTVNEKFGQKMDYLAQMRDFFHADAPQKSILVGDLNIAPRTDDVWDHKKMLKVVSHTPVEVEALSQTQDAGKWVDITRQDIPDGLLYSWWSYRAKDWDLADKGRRLDHIWATPDISNAGHGSRVIRAARGWEKPSDHVPVFATFDL, via the coding sequence ATGTCTTTCACCCTCGCCACATGGAACATCAATTCGGTACGCCTGCGCGAGCCGATTGTGTGCAAGCTGCTGGCAGAGGAGGGGCCAGATGTTTTGTGCCTGCAAGAGTGCAAAAGTCCGGTTGATAAGATCCCGCTGGAGCAGTTTGCTGCCCTTGGTTACACCCACATGGTAGCCGAAGGGCAAAAGGGGTATAACGGAGTGGCGATCCTGTCCAAGCTTCCATTGGAAGCTGCCGGAGCGCACGATTTTGCGCAGCTGGGGCACGCTCGTCATGTCGCGGCAAAGTTGTCAAACGGGGTGACCATCCACAACTTTTATGTGCCCGCCGGGGGGGATGTCGCTGACCGGACGGTAAACGAGAAATTCGGACAAAAAATGGATTACCTTGCTCAAATGCGGGATTTTTTCCATGCTGACGCGCCGCAGAAATCGATCCTTGTAGGTGATCTGAACATCGCGCCGCGCACTGATGATGTCTGGGACCACAAAAAGATGCTCAAGGTGGTCAGCCACACCCCTGTCGAGGTTGAAGCCCTGAGCCAGACACAAGATGCAGGCAAATGGGTCGATATTACGCGTCAGGATATTCCAGATGGCCTGCTCTACAGCTGGTGGAGCTATCGGGCCAAGGATTGGGATCTTGCGGATAAGGGGCGCAGGCTAGACCATATATGGGCCACGCCCGACATCTCGAATGCAGGCCATGGTAGTCGCGTGATCCGTGCCGCACGCGGCTGGGAAAAGCCCTCGGACCACGTACCTGTTTTTGCAACTTTCGATCTTTGA
- a CDS encoding tetratricopeptide repeat protein produces the protein MMDLNLTAATPAADLIKDTTEATFMADVIEASQETPIIVDFWAPWCGPCKTLGPQLEAAVVAAKGAVKMVKLNVDEAQAISGQLQIQSLPTVYAFWKGQPVDGFQGAVPQSEIADFIGRVIKAAGGESPADTLNDAVEAAEEMLGMGEAEDAAQTFAAILGEDPMHAGAYGGMVRAHIAMGDLDQAEGLLNGAPIEISKAPALEAAFAQLELARQAANAGPVAELAAAVEANEGDLQARFDLAQALYATGDAEGAVSHLLELFKLDREWNDSAAKTQLFTIFDALKANDPVVLNGRRKLSSMIFA, from the coding sequence ATGATGGATCTCAACCTTACCGCCGCAACCCCCGCAGCCGATTTGATAAAAGACACCACCGAAGCCACATTTATGGCTGATGTAATCGAGGCTTCGCAGGAGACGCCGATTATTGTGGATTTCTGGGCGCCTTGGTGTGGCCCATGCAAAACGCTGGGTCCGCAACTTGAGGCGGCTGTCGTCGCTGCCAAAGGCGCCGTGAAAATGGTTAAGCTGAACGTGGACGAAGCACAGGCCATTTCAGGCCAGCTTCAGATTCAGTCCCTTCCTACTGTCTATGCTTTTTGGAAGGGCCAACCGGTCGACGGATTTCAGGGCGCGGTACCGCAGTCCGAGATTGCTGATTTTATCGGAAGGGTGATTAAGGCCGCTGGCGGCGAATCTCCTGCGGACACCCTAAACGACGCTGTGGAAGCGGCAGAGGAGATGTTGGGCATGGGCGAAGCAGAAGACGCGGCACAGACATTTGCGGCGATCCTCGGCGAGGACCCGATGCATGCGGGTGCTTACGGTGGAATGGTACGTGCGCATATCGCCATGGGTGATCTGGATCAGGCCGAAGGCTTACTCAACGGAGCACCGATCGAAATCTCCAAAGCGCCCGCACTGGAGGCTGCATTTGCCCAATTGGAACTTGCGCGGCAGGCCGCTAACGCAGGGCCGGTAGCCGAACTGGCTGCAGCGGTCGAGGCGAACGAAGGCGATCTTCAAGCGCGGTTTGATCTGGCGCAGGCACTTTATGCAACTGGCGATGCAGAAGGCGCGGTCAGCCATTTGTTAGAGCTGTTCAAGCTGGATCGTGAATGGAATGACAGCGCGGCCAAAACCCAACTTTTCACCATCTTTGATGCGTTAAAGGCCAATGATCCGGTCGTTCTGAACGGACGCCGTAAATTGAGCTCGATGATATTTGCCTGA
- a CDS encoding LON peptidase substrate-binding domain-containing protein, giving the protein MIKKADLPDTIPIFPLGGVLLLPRSRLPLHIFEPRYLQMIEDALKTSTRLIGMVQPNIVPGRSGPGLHTIGCGGRISQFSETEDGRYMVTLAGISRFRVVREVEGFTPYRRCDVSWDGFDLDLEAEETDAAFKRKPFLDALGRYFEVRGLSADWETLKDADDELLINSLSMMLDFDAEDKQALLEAPSLSTRRETLVTLIEYALRGGGEGEMMQ; this is encoded by the coding sequence ATGATAAAAAAAGCAGACCTCCCCGACACGATCCCGATTTTCCCGCTCGGCGGGGTGTTGTTGCTTCCGCGATCACGGTTGCCGTTGCACATATTTGAGCCGCGGTATTTGCAGATGATCGAGGATGCGTTGAAAACGTCAACCCGTCTCATCGGGATGGTTCAGCCAAATATCGTTCCGGGTCGTAGTGGTCCGGGGTTGCATACCATAGGGTGCGGGGGGCGCATCAGCCAGTTTTCCGAGACCGAGGATGGCCGGTATATGGTGACGCTCGCAGGTATATCGCGGTTCCGTGTCGTTAGAGAAGTGGAAGGGTTCACTCCCTATCGCCGGTGCGACGTATCTTGGGACGGTTTCGATCTTGATTTGGAGGCGGAAGAAACCGATGCCGCATTCAAACGCAAACCGTTTCTGGATGCATTGGGCCGGTATTTCGAGGTGCGTGGGCTGTCGGCAGATTGGGAAACGCTCAAAGATGCGGATGACGAACTGCTGATCAATTCGTTGTCGATGATGCTGGATTTTGATGCAGAAGATAAGCAGGCGCTTCTTGAGGCACCCTCGCTCAGCACGCGGCGGGAAACCCTTGTGACGCTGATTGAATACGCTTTGCGCGGCGGTGGTGAAGGCGAGATGATGCAATGA
- a CDS encoding Trm112 family protein — translation MSDTVVEFDRRMLEALICPRSHQTLRYDADQQELVSKSAGLAYPIRNGIPVMLIDEARVLD, via the coding sequence ATGAGTGACACAGTCGTAGAATTTGACCGCCGCATGCTTGAGGCGCTGATATGTCCGCGAAGCCATCAGACATTGCGATATGACGCGGATCAACAGGAACTCGTCTCGAAGTCGGCGGGTCTGGCCTATCCTATCCGCAATGGCATTCCCGTAATGCTTATCGACGAAGCACGCGTGCTCGATTAA
- a CDS encoding FAD-dependent monooxygenase, which yields MDNPPPAAIFSGMKFDTDIAIIGGGLNGPALALALAASGLRVTIIDALPFAIRNDAGFDGRSYALALTSVRMLEAIGMWEAIADHAQPMLEIKVTDGRAGEGPSPFFMHFDHAEIEEGPMGHMVEDRHLRSALMDAVVASKDVQMMSGEEVIAQEADMTGITLVLASGKRLRARLCVGADGRGSGTAERAGIKRTGWAYGQTALVCAVSHELPHNGIAHQFFMPPGPLAILPLTANRSSIVWSETAQNAAAIHALADADYLDVLRPRFGDFLGEISLAGARYTYPLSLSLAHTMVAPRIALVGDSAHGVHPIAGQGLNAGFRDIAALCEVIVDAHRRGEDFGAAVALARYQEWRRFDNAALALATDSFNRLFSNDNAFARMARDIGMGVIGALPGLRRTFIREAAGLNGELPRLMRGLPL from the coding sequence ATGGACAATCCCCCGCCAGCCGCCATATTCAGTGGCATGAAATTTGATACAGATATCGCCATTATCGGCGGCGGGCTCAACGGCCCTGCCCTTGCCCTCGCTCTTGCTGCCAGTGGGCTGCGTGTAACGATAATTGATGCGTTGCCTTTCGCCATACGCAACGACGCTGGGTTTGACGGACGCTCCTATGCGTTGGCACTTACCTCGGTGCGAATGCTGGAGGCGATAGGCATGTGGGAAGCTATTGCAGACCACGCCCAACCCATGCTCGAGATCAAAGTAACAGACGGGCGCGCAGGAGAAGGCCCGTCGCCGTTTTTCATGCACTTCGACCATGCTGAAATTGAAGAAGGCCCGATGGGGCATATGGTCGAAGACCGTCACCTGCGCAGTGCGTTGATGGATGCGGTGGTCGCCAGCAAAGATGTGCAAATGATGAGTGGCGAAGAGGTAATCGCGCAAGAGGCTGATATGACCGGCATTACCCTCGTGCTCGCGTCGGGAAAACGTCTGCGCGCACGCCTGTGCGTGGGGGCGGACGGGCGCGGATCCGGCACTGCAGAAAGGGCGGGAATCAAGCGTACGGGATGGGCCTACGGGCAGACAGCCCTTGTTTGTGCTGTCTCGCATGAACTTCCGCACAACGGGATTGCCCATCAGTTTTTTATGCCCCCCGGACCGCTGGCTATTCTGCCGCTGACCGCCAATCGCAGTTCGATCGTCTGGTCAGAAACCGCCCAGAACGCTGCAGCTATTCATGCGTTGGCAGACGCAGATTATCTGGATGTTCTCCGTCCCCGTTTTGGTGATTTCCTTGGTGAAATATCACTGGCCGGCGCGCGCTATACCTACCCGCTCAGCCTGTCGCTGGCCCACACTATGGTCGCGCCGCGTATTGCTCTGGTTGGTGACAGTGCCCACGGCGTGCATCCGATTGCCGGTCAGGGCTTGAACGCAGGTTTTCGCGATATTGCGGCGCTTTGTGAGGTCATCGTCGATGCCCACCGTCGCGGTGAGGATTTTGGTGCCGCTGTCGCGCTCGCGCGCTATCAGGAATGGCGGAGATTCGACAATGCCGCACTTGCCCTTGCCACGGACAGTTTTAACCGGCTGTTTTCGAACGATAATGCTTTTGCAAGGATGGCACGTGATATCGGCATGGGCGTTATCGGTGCGTTGCCTGGTTTGCGCCGCACGTTTATCCGCGAAGCGGCTGGCCTGAATGGCGAGCTGCCCCGCCTGATGCGCGGTCTGCCGCTTTAA
- a CDS encoding amidase — protein sequence MQDWLKMTAADLGRAISAGEINPVDLCEAYLAAIDAHPLRDRIYARVTHARARTEAKSASERAKSGRRLSLLDGVPISWKDLYDTAGIVTEAGTMLLEGRVPGYDALVLQNATAAGLVCLGKVHMSELAFSGLGYNPSTATPPCVNDVDAVPGGSSSGSGASVAFGLAAASIGSDTGGSVRIPAAWNDLVGLKTTHGRLSLEGVVPLALKFDTIGPLCRSVEDAALLTAALEGSKPPDLRGASLIGRRFAVMQTVMMDGVRDAPKAAFAQVVARLEAAGAQIDTIEVPAVQEALDISGPLITSEAYGLWGEVIEAHPEKMYDEILQRFRLGREHSGPDYVAAWAKLDAARHAYDMATAGYDAILAPTAPILPPNLARLIDDHNYYVNENLLALRNTRIGNLLGLCALTLPTGVPSCGFMLMAAPDFDNALLRLGAAVEAAIA from the coding sequence ATGCAAGATTGGCTCAAGATGACAGCGGCGGACCTTGGCCGCGCGATCAGCGCGGGAGAGATCAATCCCGTCGATCTCTGCGAGGCATATCTTGCAGCAATAGATGCGCACCCGCTGCGGGACCGGATTTATGCCCGCGTGACTCACGCCCGCGCGCGCACCGAGGCCAAGTCCGCGTCCGAGCGTGCCAAATCCGGCCGCCGCCTGTCATTGCTCGATGGCGTGCCGATCAGCTGGAAAGACCTGTATGATACAGCGGGTATTGTGACCGAGGCGGGTACAATGCTGCTGGAAGGGCGGGTGCCGGGCTATGATGCGCTTGTACTGCAAAATGCGACTGCTGCAGGTTTGGTTTGTCTAGGCAAGGTCCATATGAGCGAGCTTGCCTTCTCGGGTTTGGGTTACAACCCGTCCACCGCTACCCCGCCTTGTGTGAATGATGTAGATGCCGTGCCGGGGGGGTCATCGTCCGGCTCCGGAGCTTCTGTCGCATTCGGTCTCGCCGCAGCGAGCATCGGTTCGGATACTGGCGGATCTGTCCGAATCCCTGCAGCATGGAACGATCTGGTCGGGCTTAAAACGACCCATGGCCGCCTCAGTCTTGAGGGGGTTGTGCCGCTGGCCCTTAAATTCGACACGATCGGGCCTTTGTGCCGTTCGGTGGAGGATGCGGCATTGCTCACTGCCGCGCTTGAGGGAAGCAAGCCACCCGATTTGCGCGGTGCATCACTCATAGGCCGCCGCTTTGCGGTTATGCAGACTGTAATGATGGATGGTGTTCGTGATGCGCCCAAGGCTGCTTTTGCACAGGTCGTGGCGAGGCTGGAAGCGGCAGGCGCACAGATTGACACGATTGAAGTGCCCGCAGTGCAGGAGGCGCTAGATATATCTGGGCCTCTAATTACCTCTGAGGCATATGGCCTCTGGGGAGAGGTCATCGAGGCGCATCCCGAAAAAATGTACGATGAAATTCTACAACGGTTTCGTTTAGGGCGTGAGCATTCCGGTCCCGATTACGTCGCCGCTTGGGCCAAATTGGATGCTGCGCGGCATGCCTATGATATGGCGACAGCCGGATACGATGCTATTCTCGCACCGACTGCGCCGATCTTGCCGCCAAATCTCGCGCGTCTGATCGACGATCACAATTATTATGTAAACGAGAACCTGTTAGCCCTGCGCAATACCCGCATCGGAAACCTGTTGGGTTTATGCGCACTGACTTTGCCGACTGGGGTGCCAAGCTGCGGATTCATGCTGATGGCCGCACCTGATTTCGACAATGCTTTGCTGCGTTTGGGCGCAGCGGTAGAGGCGGCGATCGCATAA